From Nocardia sp. NBC_00416:
GCGAGCTCGGCGGGCGGCGCCTTGGCCCGCGAGCGCGCCGAGCAGCTGGTGCGCGAGGTCGTCGAGCTGTACGGCGCGGGGCTGGCCAGGGTGGTCGAGTTGCTCGATACGGGGGCACTCGAACACCTGGTTCGCGACGACCTGCTGGCGAGCCTGCTGCTCGTACACGGGCTGCACCCGCACGACGTGGAGGCCAGGGTAGGGGCGGCGCTGGACAGCGTGCGGCCCTACCTGGGTTCGCACGGCGGGGACGTCGGCCTGGTCGAGATCGTCGACGGCGTGGTGCGTCTGGAATTGGCCGGGAGCTGCCGCAGCTGCCCGTCCTCGTCGGTGACGTTGGAGCTGGCCGTGGAGGACGCGGTGCGCGCGGCGGCACCGGAGATCGAGGCGATCGAAGTCGTCGCCGCGCAGACGGAGTCGGCGGACCTCATCTCCGCCGACTCGCTGTTCTCGCGGGTCCGGCCGAGTGACCACGGGTCCGGCAGTTGGGTGGCGGTCCCCGAACTGGGCGACCTGGCTCCCGGCGAAGTGGGCGGGTTCACCGTCGCCGGGCTCACGGTGCTGGCCTGCCGGGTCGGCGAGCAGCTGTTCGCCTATCGAGATCACTGCCCGGTCTGTGCGCATTCGCTCGCGGGTGCCGCCCTGCACCGTCGGGCCGGATTCCCGGTCGGCGACGCGGTACTGCGCTGCCCGACCTGTCGCGCGCATTTCGACGTCGTAGGGGCCGGCGCGCGTGTCGACGGTGACGGGCACCTCGAACCGCTCCCGGTTCTCGTGCGCTCCGGTGAACTGTCGGTGGCCGTACCGGTGGGGGTGGGCGGTTGAACACACCGTTCCGAGTGCTGCAGCGGATCACCGCCGAGGGCCCGCCCGCGCCGCGGCTGGGCGAACGGTGCGAGATGTGTGCCGAACCGATCGCCGCCGAACACCAGCACGTCGTGAACATCGAAGGCCGGCAGCTGATGTGTGTATGTCGTGGCTGTTATCTGCTGTTCGTGGATCAGCAGGCGGCCCTGCGGTACCGGGCGGTGCCGGATCGGTATCTCGCCTTTCCCGGTTTCACGATCAGCCAGGGAGAGTGGGACGCACTGGAGATACCGGTGGGGCTCGCCTTCTTCTTCCGCAACTCCGCGCTGGGCAGGACCGTGGCGTTCTATCCGGGACCCGCGGGAGCGACCGAATCGGAACTGCCCTTGGCGCAATGGAGCACGATCCTGGAGCGACACCCGGGACTGGACACCCTCAGCGCCGATGTCGAAGCCCTGCTGATCCGGATCCCCGAGCGCGGGACCACGGCCGCGAGTTGTCTCCTGCTGCCGATCGACGCGTGTTACGAATTCGTCGGCCGGATGCGGTTGCTGTGGCGTGGCTTCGACGGCGGCCAGGATGTGCGCCGCTATCTGGACGAGTTCTTCGCCACGGTCTCCGACCGCGCGCGGTCGGTCGGTGCGGTATGAGTCCCGTCCACTCGACGACGTTCGCCGTCCTCGAGATCAAGCCGGAACCGTACGCGGTCGCGCCGATCCTGTCCGCGCGGGTGGGTATCGCCTCGCTCGCGGAGGAGCCTGTGCACGCGATCGCCCTGCGCGCGCAAGTGCGTATCCAGCCGTCTCGCCGCCGCTACTCCGACGAGGAGGGCGCGGGGCTGACCGATCTTTTCGGTGCCCGCGACCGCTGGCGCGATACGCAACGGTCGTTCCTCTGGATGCACTGCGCCACCATGGTTCCCGGGTTCTCCGGAGGTGCCGAGGTGGATCTGCCGATGCCGTGCACCTACGACTTCGAAGTGACCGGATCGAAGTATCTGCACGCGTTACGCGACGGCGCGGCGCCGTTGATCTTCCTGTTCAGCGGCACCGTCTTCATCAAGGGCAGCAGCGGATTCGCAATCCAGCAGATCCCCTGGGACCGGGAGGACTCCTTCGATATGCCCGTTTCGGTATGGCGCGACCTGATGGCCGCGCATTTCCCGAATACCGGCTGGCTGCGCCTGCACCGGGACACTCTCGAGGCCCTGACCGCCTACAAATCCGACCACGGCCTGCTCGGATTCGACGACGCGGTGACCCGGCTCCTGGCTCGTACCGAGGAACTGCCGTGAACGCCGAGCCGCTCGCCCGGGCACGCGCCGTCGCCGACGCGGTGCTCTATGAGGGCTATCTGCTCTATCCCTATCGATCCAATTCGCGCAAGAACCAGGCGCGCTGGCAGTTCGGAGTGCTGGGGCCCGACGGTGCCGCCGCGGCCGGGA
This genomic window contains:
- a CDS encoding DUF6084 family protein; translation: MSPVHSTTFAVLEIKPEPYAVAPILSARVGIASLAEEPVHAIALRAQVRIQPSRRRYSDEEGAGLTDLFGARDRWRDTQRSFLWMHCATMVPGFSGGAEVDLPMPCTYDFEVTGSKYLHALRDGAAPLIFLFSGTVFIKGSSGFAIQQIPWDREDSFDMPVSVWRDLMAAHFPNTGWLRLHRDTLEALTAYKSDHGLLGFDDAVTRLLARTEELP
- a CDS encoding NifU family protein, with the protein product MNGRPEQQDHARPDDRRWREAGDRIETLLEASSAGGALARERAEQLVREVVELYGAGLARVVELLDTGALEHLVRDDLLASLLLVHGLHPHDVEARVGAALDSVRPYLGSHGGDVGLVEIVDGVVRLELAGSCRSCPSSSVTLELAVEDAVRAAAPEIEAIEVVAAQTESADLISADSLFSRVRPSDHGSGSWVAVPELGDLAPGEVGGFTVAGLTVLACRVGEQLFAYRDHCPVCAHSLAGAALHRRAGFPVGDAVLRCPTCRAHFDVVGAGARVDGDGHLEPLPVLVRSGELSVAVPVGVGG
- a CDS encoding DUF5947 family protein, translated to MNTPFRVLQRITAEGPPAPRLGERCEMCAEPIAAEHQHVVNIEGRQLMCVCRGCYLLFVDQQAALRYRAVPDRYLAFPGFTISQGEWDALEIPVGLAFFFRNSALGRTVAFYPGPAGATESELPLAQWSTILERHPGLDTLSADVEALLIRIPERGTTAASCLLLPIDACYEFVGRMRLLWRGFDGGQDVRRYLDEFFATVSDRARSVGAV